In Gouania willdenowi chromosome 17, fGouWil2.1, whole genome shotgun sequence, one DNA window encodes the following:
- the LOC114478894 gene encoding epidermal growth factor receptor substrate 15-like 1 isoform X3, with protein sequence MAALMTLSQLSSGNPAYESYYRQLDLGNTGKISAGDAAQFLKKSGLSDSTLGKIWDLADSERKGYLDKRGFFIALRLVASAQGGNDISLNNLNQNLAAPKFRDTSSPLIGVNSLATSSSSSPSSSSPDTQWAIRHEEKGKFEGIFESLSPVKGLLPGEKVRPVLLNSKLPLDVLGKIWDLSDVDKDGYLDKDEFTVAMHLVYRAMEKEPVPSSLPASLIPPSKRKKSAVALPGAVAVLPALFGLTSGSSPLKDSLRSTPPLSTTTPLIPSSTNLSPKHSFKSRSSTPVNWLVPVADRDRYDEIFKKTDTDNDGLVTGGEVIEIFMQSSLSQTMLAQIWGLADTKQTGKLTREQFSVAMYLIQQKVQKGVDPPSTLPLDLVPPSERTPGLDGTSSTGPTELTGIKELDDLSQEIAQLQREKFILEQEIKQKEEAIRQQNTDVQDMQNNLDIESTILQDLESQKQDAKERLEEMDQQRSKLEGMLNDVKQKCQEESQMISSLQSQIRSQESDFRSQEDEMSRSKADLNRLQEEERQLEQSLVSGRVQLDSIVKSLKTTQEEINQARSKLLLIQDSQNELNKTIEQYNSALSDINGGNFSNLPDLSESFASKENGSFRKGDDSFKSRIAMFNTSSTKEAPADPFQTEDPFKSDLFKDPFGGDPFQKSDPFKGTAPEDFFKKTDGSDVFGSADPFARKPTPPAKPSTSGSGKSISSNLSRPKGSDLFGKVGTFGKKSFGGKAGGFSDISQTSKKSDNPGLPSKKNVPNRPAPPYVWK encoded by the exons ATGGCGGCGCTCATGACTCTCAGTCAG ttatcgAGTGGAAACCCTGCCTATGAAAGCTACTACAGACAG TTGGATCTGGGAAACACAGGCAAAATATCAGCTGGTGATGCAGCTCAGTTCCTAAAGAAGTCTGGCCTGTCAGACAGTACGCTGGGGAAG ATTTGGGATTTGGCTGACTCAGAAAGAAAAGGCTATTTAGATAAGCGa GGTTTCTTCATAGCCTTGAGACTGGTGGCCTCAGCACAGGGAGGAAATGACATCAGCCTCAACAATCTCAACCAAAATCTTGCTGCACCTAAATTT AGAGACACTAGTAGCCCATTAATAGGTGTTAACTCATTagcaacatcatcatcatcatcaccgtcATCATCGTCACCTGACACACAATGGGCAATACGA CATGAGGAAAAAGGAAAGTTTGAGGGAATCTTTGAGAGCTTGTCTCCTGTAAAAGGTCTCCTTCCTGGTGAGAAAGTGAGGCCAGTTTTACTCAACTCCAAACTACCGCTGGACGTTTTAGGAAAG ATTTGGGACTTAAGTGATGTGGATAAAGATGGATACTTGGACAAAGACGAGTTTACAGTG GCCATGCATcttgtgtatagagccatggaGAAGGAGCCTGTCCCATCCAGCCTGCCCGCTTCTCTTATTCCACCTTCAAAAAGGAAGAAGTCTGCAGTGGCTCTTCCAGGCGCTGTGGCTGTTCTTCCTGCCTTATTTGGTCTGACATCTGGCTCGTCTCCTCTTAAAGACAGCCTGAGAAGCACTCCTCCTCTCAGCACCACCACACCATTAATCCCCAGTAGTACCAACCTTTCTCCAAAACACTCCTTTAAGTCCAGGTCATCG ACCCCGGTCAACTGGCTGGTACCTGTGGCTGACAGAGACAGATATGATGAGATATTCAAGAAAACAGACACCGACAACGATGGCCTGGTCACAGGCGGCGAGGTCATTGAGATCTTCATGCAGTCCTCTCTGTCCCAGACAATGCTAGCACAGATATG GGGGCTGGCTGACACTAAACAGACTGGGAAGCTGACCCGGGAACAGTTCTCTGTGGCCATGTATTTAATTCAACAGAAGGTCCAGAAAGGGGTGGACCCCCCCTCCACTTTGCCCCTCGATCTGGTTCCTCCATCAGAAAGGACGCCAGGCCTT GATGGTACGAGCTCTACAGGGCCGACAGAACTGACAGGCATCAAAGAGCTGGATGACCTCAGCCAGGAAATAGCTCAGCTACAGAG AGAGAAATTTATCCTCGAGCAAGAAATCAAGCAAAAGGAGGAAGCCATCAGACAGCAAAACACTGACGTTCAG GACATGCAGAACAACTTGGACATAGAGAGCACCATTCTGCAGGATTTGGAATCTCAAAAGCAAGATGCCAAAGAACGTCTGGAGGAAATGGACCAGCAGCGCTCCAAGCTGGAAGGAATGCTCAATGATGTGAAGCAGAAGTGCCAAGAAGAGTCCCAGATG ATTTCATCCCTCCAGAGTCAGATCCGCTCTCAGGAGTCCGATTTCCGTAGCCAGGAGGATGAAATGAGCCGCTCCAAGGCAGACCTGAACAGGCTACAGGAGGAGGAGCGGCAGCTGGAGCAGAGCTTGGTCTCTGGTCGTGTGCAACTGGACAGCATTGTCAAATCCCTAAAAACTACTCAGGAGGAGATCAACCAG GCCCGCAGCAAGTTGTTGCTGATCCAGGACAGCCAGAACGAGCTGAACAAAACCATTGAGCAGTACAACAGTGCACTGAGTGACATCAACGGAGGGAACTTCAGCAACCTACCAGACCTCAGTGAGAGCTTTGCTTCAAAGGAGAACGGAAGTTTCAGAAAAGGG GACGACTCTTTCAAGTCAAGGATTGCCATGTTCAACACCAGCAGTACCAAAGAGGCTCCAGCAGACCCGTTCCAGACAGAAGACCCCTTCAAATCGGACCTGTTCAAAG atCCATTCGGTGGGGATCCCTTTCAAAAAAGTGATCCTTTCAAAGGGACGGCCCCTGAAGACTTTTTTAAGAAGACTGACGGGTCAGATGTGTTTGGATCAGCAGACCCTTTTGCCCGAAAACCCACTCCGCCGGCCAAG CCAAGTACCTCCGGTAGCGGTAAATCCATCTCATCAAATCTCTCAAGACCTAAAGGTTCAG
- the calr3b gene encoding calreticulin 3b has protein sequence MGKIQVLALLAVTLAVCCVHATVHFREEFTDGDEWRSRWVQSKHKSDYGEWKLTAGNFYGDAEKDKGLQTSQDARFYAVSARFEPFSNEGKTLVIQFTVKHEQKIDCGGGYVKVFPADLDQTKLHGDSTYYIMFGPDICGYSTKKVHVIFNYKGKNHLIKKEIKCKDDELTHLYTLILNPDQTYEVKIDNEKVESGSLEEDWDFLPPKTIKDPEAKKPEDWDDRATIDDAADTKPEDWDKPENIPDPDAKKPEDWDEDMDGEWEPAMIPNPEYKGEWKPKQVDNPDYKGTWVHPEIDNPEYSPDSNIYKFDNIGVIGLDLWQVKSGTIFDNILITDDVKEAKDIAKETWGITKEPESKMKQEQDDLKRKEDEEKNKEQNTEADEEDVDEDEEEEEDEEDDDEAKDDVEEALSEMEEDKTLPRDEF, from the exons ATGGGAAAAATCCAGGTTTTGGCTCTGCTCGCGGTCACCTTAGCCGTGTGCTGTGTACACGCCACGGTTCATTTTCGGGAGGAATTTACCGACGGCG ATGAATGGAGAAGTCGCTGGGTTCAATCTAAACACAAGTCTGACTATGGAGAGTGGAAACTCACGGCTGGCAACTTTTACGGCGATGCTGAGAAAGACAAAG GTCTTCAGACCAGCCAGGATGCTCGCTTCTATGCTGTGTCAGCCCGTTTTGAGCCTTTCAGCAATGAGGGGAAGACCTTAGTGATTCAGTTTACTGTGAAACACGAGCAGAAGATTGACTGTGGGGGCGGCTACGTCAAGGTTTTCCCTGCTGACCTTGATCAAACCAAATTGCACGGAGATTCtacatattatattatgtttg GTCCTGATATCTGTGGCTACAGCACAAAGAAAGTTCATgttattttcaattacaaaggcaAGAATCACCTCATTAAGAAGGAGATTAAGTGTAAG GATGATGAGCTGACCCATCTGTACACCCTGATCCTCAACCCAGATCAGACTTATGAGGTTAAAATCGACAACGAGAAGGTTGAGTCTGGCAGTCTAGAGGAAGACTGGGACTTCCTGCCCCCCAAGACCATTAAAGACCCCGAAGCCAAGAAACCAGAGGACTGGGACGACCGTGCTACCATCGATGACGCTGCAGACACCAAGCCTGAA GACTGGGACAAACCTGAAAACATTCCCGATCCCGATGCTAAAAAGCCAGAGGACTGGGACGAGGATATGGATGGAGAGTGGGAGCCAGCTATGATCCCCAACCCAGAGTACAAA GGAGAATGGAAACCAAAACAAGTGGACAATCCTGACTACAAAGGAACCTGGGTTCATCCTGAAATTGACAATCCTGAGTACAGCCCTGATTCCAACATCTACAAGTTTGACAACATCGGAGTTATAGGTCTAGATCTCTGGCAG GTGAAATCTGGCACCATCTTTGACAACATCCTGATCACCGACGATGTGAAAGAAGCCAAAGACATTGCAAAGGAGACGTGGGGCATCACTAAG GAGCCGGAAAGCAAAATGAAACAAGAGCAGGATGACTTGAAACGGaaggaggatgaggagaagaACAAGGAGCAGAACACTGAAGCCGACGAGGAAGATGTGGATGAGGacgaagaagaggaggaagatgaagaggatgatGACGAGGCAAAGGATGATGTAGAGGAGGCGCTTTCAGAAATGGAGGAGGACAAAACTCTTCCCAGAGATGAGTTTTGA